The Amycolatopsis sp. NBC_01480 genome segment CCCTCGCCGGGCCGGCCGCCGCGGCCGACCGGCCACTGAGGATCGTCGGCGCGCAGGCCGACACCGCGCTCACCCAGCGCTGGCAGGATTTCGGCCGCCGCCCCGGCGTCGGCTGGGCGGCCGCGGACGGCACCTACTCGACCCGGCTGCCCTCCGGGCTGGTCGCGTGGCTGTTCAACGACACATTCTTCGGGCCGGTGCGCGCCGACGACAGCCTGCCGGAGACGGCGCCGTTCACCCACAACTCGGCCGTGCTGTCCACATCGGACGCCAAGCACCTGCTGACGACCATCGCGCCGGGCCCGCCGGACCACCCGCAGTCACTCGTCGGCCCGACCCCGCAGGGCCCGGGCGCACCGAACGACCACTGGTACTGGAACGGTGACGGCATCGTCGACGGCGGAAAGCTGCGCGTGATCGAGTTCGAGCAGGCGCCGACCGACGACCCGCCGCCGTTCAACTTCACCTGGACGCGCACGAAGCTGGCTACCCTCGATCCGCTGACGTTCCGGCTGGAGAAGCTCGCCGAAGTACCGTCGGCCGGCGGTGTCCAATGGGGCACCGAGCTCATGCGCGACGGCGCGTGGACCTACATCTACGGCGTCGAAGGTGACGGCTTCACGAAGTACCTGCACCTCGCCCGCGCCCCGCTCGGCCGGCTCGACGGGCCCTGGCAGTTCTGCACCGCGACCGGCTGGACGGACGACCCGGCGGCGTCGGCGCGGCTGCTCGGCAACGTCGGCAGTTCCTTCGGCGTGACACCGGTCGGTGGCGAGTACCTGCTCACGACGTTCGACTCGGGCCTGACCAGCACCATCCACGCCTACCACGCGCCCGGCCCGGCCGGCCCGTTCACCGGCGGCGAGACGGTCTACACCGCGCCGGAGGCCGGCAACGGCCGCTACACCTACAACGTCGCCGCTCATCCGGAGATCAGCCGTCCCGGGCACCTGGTCATCTCCTACAACACCAACAGCGAAAAACTCGCCGACCTCTACGCGAACATCGACAACAACCGGCCGCGGTTCGTCGACCTCCAGCTCTCCCGATAAGGAGTCCTGCCCCGTGAGCGATGTTTCCCGCCGCCGGTTCCTCCAGTCCAACGCCGTCCTGCTCGCCGGGCTGGGCCTCCCGGCCGCGTTGCCCGGACCCGCCGAAGCCCGGCCGCCGGCGACCGACCTCGCGCGCTACCGGCCGGTGTCGGCGTCCTCGACCGCGTACGCGCCGACGCCGGCGTGGTTCGCCGTGGACGGGCTGGCCGAGACCGGTGTCCGCGGCTCCGGCTGGCGCGCCGGCGCGGGCGCCCCGCAATGGCTCGCCGTCGACCTGCAGGCGCCTTGCACCGTCGAGTCGGTGGTCCTGGTGTTCGAGGCGACCGCCACCGACCCGGCCTTCACGCCCGCTTCGGGTATCAACCCGTTCCTCGACACCACCGGCTGGGAAGTCCTCTCCAGCTCCGCGGTCGCGTTCACCCTCGACGTCTCCGCCGACGGACGCGCCTGGCAGACCGTCCACGCGGCCACCGACAGTCCCGGTGGCCGCGTGGTGATCACGCTCGACCAGCCGGTGACCGCCCGCTGGGTGCGGCTCTCGGCCACGGAACAAGCGAACGCCAATCCGCTCGGGGTCAACGGGTTCGAGGTGTACGGGCACACCGACCGCCCTCGCCCGGCCGCCACCGGGTGGACCGACTGGGGCCACCACCCCGGCCCGGCGCCCGCGTTGACCACGGCGGACGACGGCACCGTCCCGCTGGAGTCGGGCTGGGCGCTGACCATGGACTCCCGCGTGAGCGCCGACGGGCCCGCGCTCGCCCGCGCCGGTGCCGACACTTCGGCCTGGCTGCCCGCGACCGTGCCCGGCACCGTGCACACGGCACTGGTCGAGCAGGGCAAGCTGCCCGAGCCGACCAGCGGGTTCGGCAACATGCGTGCTCCGGAAGCACTGTCGCGGCACAGCTGGTGGTACCGCCGCGAGTTCTCGCTCCCCCACGGGTTCGACGCGGGCCGCCGCGTCTGGCTGGAGTTCGACGGCGTCGACCACCACGCGCAGGCGTGGGTGAACGGGGTTTCCGTCGGCGAGCTGACCCATCCCGTGGCGCGGGCGGCCTTCGACATCACCGCTGTCCTGCCCGGCCACGGCACCCACGCCCTCGCCGTGCGGATCGACCCGATGCCGCACCCGGGCAACCCCGGCGACAAGGGCCCCGACGGCGTCTCGACGTTGAACTCCAACGCCGAGCAGAAGGACCTGCCCGGCTACATCTCGATCAGCGGCTGGGACTGGATGCCCGGCGTCCGCGACCGCGGCGCCGGCCTCTGGAACCACGTCCGGCTGCGCTCGACCGGCGACGCCGTGCTCGGCGAACCCCGCGTCGACACCAAGCTGCCGAACCTGCCCGACACCACGGTCGCCGAAGTGACCGTGGTCGTCCCGGTGCGCAATGCCTCGGCCGGGACTCTCTCGGTAACCGTCGCCATCGAACTGGCGGGCGCGCGGGCCGCCCGCCGGGTGGACGTCGCGGCGGGCGCCTCGGCCGACGTCACGTTCAGCCCGGCGACCGACCCGGCACTGCGGCTGTCCCGGCCGGAACTGTGGTGGCCCAACGGTTACGGCGAACCGAAACTGCACCCGCTGACGACCACCGCCACCGTCGACGACCGGGTCAGCGACCGCCGCACGGTGCGTACGGGCCTGCGGCAGTTCGGCTACACCGCGACCCAGCCGATCGTGGTCGACCCGGCCACCGACCACTCCCCGCCGCAGACGGTCGAATTCGACCGGACCACCGCCCGGCACGTGCGGGTCCAGGGCGGGAAGCGTGCGACCGGCTACGGGATTTCGCTGTGGACACTGTCCGTTGCAGACGGCGCCGGGCCCGATCTGGCCCGGGCGAAGACCGCGACCGCGTCGTCGGAGGACAATGCGAACGACACCGCCCCGAACGCCGTGGACGGCCGCGACGACACCCGCTGGTCTTCGGGGTACTCCGATGGCCAGTGGATCCAGGTCGATCTCGGCGCGCCGACGGCGTTCGACCGCGTCGTGCTCACCTGGGAAACCGCGTACGCGCTGACCTTCACCGTGCAGGTGTCCGACGACGGCGGCACCTGGCGTGACGTGAAGCAGGTCAGCAACGCCGGCACCCCGCTGCAGATCAGCGTCAACGGGGTGCGCGTGTTCGCCAAGGGCGGCAACTGGGGCTTCGACGAGCTGCTGCGCCGCGTGCTCCCCCACCGGATGGCCGACACCGTCGAACTGCACCGCGACATGAACTTCACCATGATCCGCAACTGGGTCGGCTCCAGCAACCGGGAAGAGTTCTTCGCTGCCTGCGACGAGAACGGCATCCTGGTGTGGAACGACTTCTGGGCCGGTGACGCGATCTTCCCGCCCGACAACAACGTCTTCCTGGCCATCGCCGCGGACACCGTCGTGCGCTACCGGCACCACCCCTCGATCGCGGTGTGGTGCGCCACCAACGAGAGCGACCCGCCCGCGGCCATGGACGCCGGGCTGCGCGCCCTGCTCGCCCGGGAACAGCCGGAGCTGTGGTACCAGGGCAACTCCGCGGGCGGCGTCGTCACCGGGCATGGGCCGTACTCCTGGATCGACCCCGCCCGCTACTTCGACGGCGACACGTACTCGATCGGCAGCTACGGCTTCCACACCGAGATCGGCCTGCCGACCGTGCCGGTCGCGGAAAGCATGCGGCACCTCGCGGGCGATCAGCCGGCCTGGCCGATCGGACCGGTGTGGTTCAACCACGACTGGTGCACCCGCGGCGGCCAGAACCCCGACACCTATCGCGCCGCGATCGAAGACCGGTTCGGGACCGCGTCCTCGCTCGAGGATTTCTGCGCCAAGGCCCAGCTGGTCAACTACGAGAGCATGCGCGCCATTTTCGAGGCCTACAACGCGGCCCTGTGGAACGACGCGTCAGGTGTGCTGCTGTGGATGTCCCACCCGGCGCACCACAGCACGGTCTGGCAGACCTACGACTACGACCTCGACACCAACGGCAGCTTCCACGGCGCCCGCAAGGGCTGCGAACCCCTGCACGTCCAGGCGCGGCTCTCGGACTGGCAGGTCCACGCGGTCAACCAGACCGCGCGGCCCCTCGACGGCGCCACGGTGCGCGCCGAGCTGCTCGACCTGCGCGGCCGATCACTGGGCGCTCCGCTGACCGCGCCGGTGTCGGTTCCGGCATCCTCGGTTTCGGCGGCCTTCACCGTGCCCTTCACCGCGGCGCTGCCGCCCCTGCACCTGCTGCGGCTGCGCCTGGCCGGCGACGACGGCGCCGAGCTCTCGCGCAACGTCTACTGGCGCTACCGGACCCCGGCCGACGCGCGGGAGCTGGCCCGGACCACCACCGACGTCGACCTGCGCACCGGCCCGGTCCGCCGCACCGGCGACCGCTCCGAAGTGGTGGTCACCGTGCGCAACACCGGCCGCGCGGTCGCCGCGGGCGTCCGCCTCTCGGCCCGCGACGCGCGAACCGATCAGCGGGTGCTTCCGTTGCGCTGCAGCGAGAACTACCTGTGGCTGCTCCCGGGCGAGACCGCCGAGGTGACGGTCTCCTGGCCCAGCCGGGCCCTTTCGTCCGGGCGGCCGCGCTTGGTGGCGGAAGGTCTCAACCTCCCGCGTCGCACGACCTGAACAATCCGCGGTTCCCGGCGACCCGAAGGAAGACCAAGATGAGAAGAGCATTCGCAGCGGTGGCCGCCGGCGTCACCGCGTTGTCACTGGCGACCGCCGTTCCGGCCAGTGCCCGGCCCGCGGTCCCGGCGGTGGGCACCTGGGCGGCGGCACCGGTCGCCGGGGAGACCCTGTTCGGCTGTCCGGGCGGTGATGGCGGGCTGCAGGACCAGACGGTGCGCGATGTCGTCTACCCGAGCGTCGACGGGTCGAAGGTGCGGGTCCGGCTGAGCAACCAGTTCGGCACGTCGCCGCTCGTCGTCCCCGCCTCTTCGATCGGCGTGGTCCTCTCCGGTGCACAACTGGTGCCCGGGTCGAGCCACCCGCTCACCTTCGGCGGGCGCAACGCGGTGACGATCGTGCCCGGCTCGTCGGTGGTCAGCGACTGGCTCGACATGCCGGTGCAGGCGCGCCAGGAACTCGCCGTGAGCGTGTACGTGCCGCGGTTCAGCGGCCCGGCCACCGAGCACCCGTCGGCGCAGCAGGACAACTTCGTGTCCAAGACCGGCGACTGGTCCGCCGCCGAGGACTCCAGCGGCTACCCGGCCACGATCCCGTGCTGGTTGTTCGCCGGCGGGGTCGACGTACAACCACCGTCCACTGTGGTCGGTTCGGTGGTCGGGTTCGGTGACTCGATCACCGACGGCGCGAACTCGGCGATGAACGCGAACGACCGGTGGCCGGACGAACTGGGACGGCGGCTGCACGAGCTCCGGGGCAAGACGCTGTCGGTGGTGAACGAGGGCCTCGGCGGCAACCAGGTGCTGCAGGACTCGGGACTGTCCGGGGTCAGCGCGCTGGCGCGGTTCGACCGCGACGTGCTGGGCCAGCCGGGAGTGCGGGCCGTCATCTTGCTCGAAGGCGTCAACGACATCGGCGCCAGCGATCTCGGTACCCGGCCGCACCTCTCGCCCGACGACCTGATCGCCGGCTATCGGCAGCTGATCGCCCGTGCGCACGCCGCCGGCGTGCGGATCTACGGCGCGACCCTGCTGCCGTTCAAGGGCGCCCTCTACTGGTCGGAGGACGGCGAACACACCCGCGCGGCGGTGAACGACTGGATCTTGCACAGCGGCGAGTTCGACGGCACGGCCGACTTCGCCGCGGCCGTTGCGAACCCCGCGGACCCCCAGGTATACGACCCCCAGTACGACAGCGGTGACCACCTCCACCCCGGCGACGCCGGCTATCGGGCGATGGCCCGCGCCGTCGACCTGTCCATGCTGGTGCGCGGAGCTACCGGTCCCCGTCCGATGAGTGCCCCGTCGGCGCGGTGAGGACGCGCGCCCCCTGATCCGCTCGGCCGGCGGTGAGACAGATGCTCTCGCCACGGCGGATCGCGTCTCGCCGCGAAAGCGCACGGTCGGCAGCCGACCACAGCAACCGGACGACCCCTCACTGGACGATCGTCAAAGTCACCCGTAAATCACCCCTGCTCCTGGGTAGCAAAAAAGCCCAGGCCGTTGACCTGGGCTTTGCTCCCCGAGCGGACTCGAACCGAGAACCCTCCGGTTGATTGCTTCCTGCACTTTCTTTTCGACGTCGTTCGACGCCGCTGGGAGGTTGGCAAAAGATCATGTGTTCAGCCGGTGCGTTCCGCCCTTCACGCATCGCCACCCCTGCGTATGCGTGAACCTGCTTGATCAGCTCCCCAAAGGCCCCGCCGGCTTGTTCAGACTCGATTACACGTGCGTTCCCTCCTGCGGCCAAGCCGCGGCGCCGCCAACCACCGCCCGGCTCCCCACAGTCAGAGGCCGATCCTTCAACGACCGAAACCTCCTAAGCGAAGATCATGAACTTGCCGATAATGCGCGTGTCGTGGCGTGACCGGGTGAGACCTGATTGGATCGGCGACTGAGCAGTGACGAACGAGGAGGCGCAATGAACATCGACTTTCTCGCGACAGTGGCCGTGATCGCTCCCGAACCGATCAGCAGCCGCAACCTGTACGTCGAGACTCTGGGTCTCCCGCTCCAGGGCGAGGGCGACGGCTACTACCACAGCGAGGAGATCGCGGGGTGTAAGTCGTTCGGTATTTGGCCGTTGTCCCAGGCCGCTCAGGCGTGCTTCGGAACCGATCAGTGGCCTGACGGCCGGCCGGTGCCGCAGGTCAGCATCGAGTTTGATGTGGACGCCGCCGCCGCAGTCGCACCGGCGGCACGAGAACTCGAACAGGCCGGCCATGAGCTGCTGCACGGAGCTCGCGAGGAACCATGGGGTCAGACAGTCGCCCGGCTGCAGTCACCCGAAGGCGCGATTATCGGCATCTCCTACGCGCCCGTGCTGCACAGCTGACCCGAGCCGGGACCCTGTCGACCGCGGACCGCGGCCGAGCACGAGGTCTACACCCCCGTGCCGGCGCCGGCGGCAGCCTCGCATTTCCTCCTCTGCCTTCCCAGTCCACTGTGGACTTTCCAGCTGGAGATCGAAACGCTCGGCGTCACCGCGGCCCATGCCGTGGACGATCCTGCCGCCGAGTTTTTCCTCGGCGAATCGCTGAGCACGCCGGAACGGTGGGACGAGGCAGAGGCCGCTTTCACCGGCCTTGACATACCACGCAATCCTCAGCGCTACGAAAGTTCATGTACCCCCGCAGCCCTGAGATGTAGTGCGGAGCGTCAGGTACCGGAAGGCGTGGCCATCCCGGCGCCCTCCAGCGCCGTGGCGGCAGCAGCCCGCATGCGACGCAACAACCGCGTCGTGACCGGCCGGACAAGGGGATGCTCGCCGCCGTGGGAGGCGGCTTCGTCCTGCCAACGCTGTTGCCTCGCCTCGAACGTCGCCGGGTCGGCCAATTCGGTGCAGTCGAGGGTGTCGTGGTCGAGGTCGACGGTGATCGTGTCGCCGTCCTCGATCAGCGCGATCGGCCCGCCGAGCGCGGCCTCCGGACCGACGTGCCCGATGACCAGGCCGACCGATCCGCCGGAGAAACGCGCGTCCGTCATCAGCGCGATGGAGATCCCCTTCTGCCGGCACAGGGCGGTGATGCGCGACGTCGGATCCAGCATCTCCGGCATTCCGGGCGCGCCGCGCGGACCCTCGTAGCGAATGACGACCATGTCCTGATCCGCGAAGATGTCCGGCGTGTCGATCAGGGCGCCCAACAGGTCCCGCTCGCTGTCGAACACCCGGGCACGACCGACGAACCGGTTGTCCACGATGCCCGTCTCGACACCGGCCAGCTTGATCACCGCACCGCCGTTCGGGGCGAGATTGCCCGAGAGCAGACGGAGGCCACCGGTCGGTTTGAACGGCGCGGCCACGCTGAGGACGACCTCGCCATCCGGTGCCGGCGGGTCGAGGCGCGCGATCTGCTCGGCCAGGGTCTCGCCGGTGCACGTCAGCGTCGAGCCGTCGAGCACGCCGTGGTCGAGGAGGTCCTTGACGATCACCGGGAGACCGCCGACCGCGTCGATGTCCACCATGCTGTACTTCCCGAACGGGCGGGCGTTGATCAGCACCGGCACGGTCCGGGAGAGCTGGTTGAACTCCTGCTGGGACATGACCTCGGCCCAGAAGTCGATCCCGGTGGCCCGGGCGATCTCGGGCGCGTGCAGCAGCACGTTCGTCGATCCGCCCATCGCGATGGCCACGACCGTGGCATTGCGGAACGCGGCGGGCGTGGCGAGGTCGCGGGGGGTGATGGCCCGCTGGGTCATGATCTCCAGGCAGTCCACGAGCTGCTCGGGGAACACCTCGGTCCGGCGCGGGTCCTCGGACGCGGGCGACACCATGTGCAGCGGTTCGAGCCCCAGCAGCGCGATGAAGGTCTGCATGGTGTTGTAGGTGAACATCCCGCCGCAGCTGCCGTGCCCGGGGCAGGCGTTGCGGGCCCAGCGCTCGCGCTTGTCCGCATCCGGGTCCCCCGCGACCTGGAAGCAGCTGACGAGGTCGATCGTCTCGCCGGTCAGCGGATCCGTGCCCGGACGGATGGAGCCGTCCGAGAGCACCACGGCGGGAACGTTGCGTTCCATGATCGCCGCGGTGGTACCCACGGGCGGCTTGTCACAGGCGACGACGGCGACCACACCACGGATGTCGCTGCCCTCGAAGTGCAGGGACAGCCCGTCATTGGTCGTCTCCCGGCCGATCAGGGAGTAGCGCATCTGCGGTGTGCCGTTGCGCTGCCCGTCCGAGATCCCGCCCGAGTAGTTCGGCGCCAGCAACCGGACCGGCAGGTCCCGCTCCGCGATCCGGCGCCCCATGGCGGCGTGGATGGCGTCGACCTTGTCGTTCACGCCGACGTAGCAAATGCTGTCACCCAGGGTTCCGACGACACCCCACGGCGCTCCGTGGATCCGGTCCACGTCCTGGCCCAGCGCCAGCGCCGTGGCCACGGCCTGACAGTCCTGCCCGGGCCGCCAGAGGTCTCGACCGCTCGATTCGCTCATCCGCCCGATCTCCTCGTTTCGCGTAGCTCTCCGCGAACATACCCAGGTCCGCGCTGCGGCACCGCACGGGCTCGGCCTCTCGCCCGATCAATGCCCGGACAGCAAAAAGCCCAGGCCGTTGACCTGGGCTTTGCTCCCTCGCCTGGACTCGAAGCAAGAACCCTCCGGTTAACTGGTTTGACTGATTTTTCGTCGACGTCAGTCGATCTAGCTGGGATGTTTGCGATCGCTCATGCTCTCAGCCGATGTCAGTCGACCACGTTCGACCTGCAATTTCGCCCTTGAATCGCCCCTGGTTCCAGCAGCTGCCGCCGTCCGACGCGGCCGGTCCATGGGCTGACGCGGCGGAGGCTCCGGTCCGCCGAAAAAGTTTCGCCGCCGGGTTACCAGGGCTCGGCCTCGCGCGCCAACTGGCCGAGGTCCTGCAACGGGGCCGCGGAAGGAGCGGCGATGAGCGCCGAGAAGCAGGTCACCGAGGTCGACGTGGATCTCATCGAGATCGACGAGGTCACTGTGAGCGAACGAGAAGACCGACGTAAGAAGGCCTACATCGTCGAGGTGCGGACCCCGGCGGGATTCGAAGCCCGGTTCCGTGTCCACCCGCAGGAGAAGCTGGAGGGCGGGACGTCAGTGCCGCTGGTCCCGTCGGCGACGCTGAAGGAGGCGGGCGTAGTGGCCGGCACGGTGTGCGTCCTGGTCGTCGCGGACCCGCAGGTCGACGGATGACGACGGACCCCGCACTGCTCACGCAGCTGCTCGATGACGAGGTCGAGGTCGCCCGGTCCCGGCTCGGAGACTGGGTGACGGGGATCGAGCGCGTCGGTCCAGCAGTCCGCGTGCCGCTGTCCGCGCCCGACGGCGGCCCGCCGCTCCTCATGTTGGGCGGTGCGAACTTCGACGCCGAGCCCTTCGGTGTAGCTGTCACTGAGACGAATGGATCCCCGGCGGTGCTGGAGCGTTGGCCAGCGGGGCTGGGCGCGTTGGCCAGCGGGGCTGGGCGCGTCGGTGCACCCGATCTTGAACCGGCCGTTCGTGTGTGTCCGGGGGTGCGCGGAGTACTACAGCCACCCCAGCCATGTTCAGGAGCGCTGGGACACGGTCCACCCCCCAGGGAACTCTAGAATACCTTCCATGGTGTTTCACGAGTGGCGCGCCCGTCGAGATCTACGCCGCCTTCGCCGAGCAGCGGATCGCTTGCGCGAGGGAAGAATTGCGATGAGCCCCGACCCGATTCTTGGGGAGATAGTTATTGACGAGGGCTCCGAGGTTCGCATGAGATCATTAGAGGCGCTGGCAATCAGAATCGCGCAGATTGGATATCCTGGCCTCTACGAGAACCGAGATGAGGTTCGCGCCATCGGGCAGGATCTGCACACTGCAGGCGGCAAGGCTCTCATGGTCACAGTCCTTCGTCGAGCAGATGCCATCTGCCTAGCTTCGGCAGAGCCGTCGATAGCCGGCCCGCTTGAGAGTGAATGGGACGGTATTGGCGATTGGCAATGCTAGGGATGTCTCGTAACCCGGTGATCAACAGCGACCGGTGATCGTTGATCATGATCGGGTGCAGGTGATCTCGGCGTCGCGGTCGGAGCGGGTCAGCCCGTTCACGGGTTTGGATCCTGGACAGTTCCAGTCGCCGAGGGCACCCGGTCCAGGTTAATCGCCACGACGCCCAGCTTACTACCGGCCACGTTAAAGCCCTCCGCGACGCTCCGATCCAAAGATGTCGAGATCCACGGGTCGTTGGCCCACGAGGTGCGCGATGAGCCCGTTACAAGGTGGTCGACCCGAACGCCCGCGCCGCGGTCGAGCATGCCTTCCAGCGCGGTGCCCTGGTCGTCGCCGCTGTCGGCAACAACGGAAATACGGGAAACTCCGCCAACTATCCGGCCTCCTTTCCCGGAGTCGTCGCAGTGAGCGGTATCGACTCCGGCAACCAGTTCTGGCCCAGCAGCGCCTCCGGACCACACACCACACTGGCCGCCCCGGGCGTGGACATCCGCTCCGCGAACGACCACGGCGGCTACCTGCACGGCGACGGCACCAGCTACGCAGCCCCTACGTAGCGGCCAACGCCGCACTACTGCGGTCGCAACACCCGAATATGACGGCAGGACAAGTCACCCGGCAGATGATCAACACCGCCGACCGCCACAGCGACGACCAACGCGATGACCAATTCGGGTTCGGAATCGTCCACCCGCTACGGGCGCTCATCGCACCGGCCACGTCCGACTCCGGAGTAGTGTTTCACCGCATTCGCCGCGGAAGAAGACCCGCATGACATTGTCCTTTTCGGACTCGATCGTTCTGGGCATCCCAGTGCCCCGCCGAGCCGCTGAAAATTGGCGGTCAGCGCAAAGCTGCACCCGCAACGCGACCAACTCGACGGCAGCGGTCTCGCCGCGTCTGGGGGACGGCTCTTCATCGACCTGGTCCGAGGGCAGGTCCCGAGGATGTTCCGGATCGGCCATCAACCCAAGCCATGAGACCGGCGCAGGCCGCGTCGCAGCGTCCGGGGTCCGGACATCCAGCCGACGCGCGGGTCTCGGGGTCGATCTCGGGGATCATCCCGGATGTTCTCCGGCACCGGCGCGGCTAGCGTCGATCGAGTGTTCCGACGTGCGCTTCTCGCCATCCTTGCCGGTATCGCGGTGTTCCTGGTGCCGTGGACCGTCTACCTCGGCTTGACCCTGCCCGAACGCTTCGACACGAGCCAGTGGCGGTTCGCGTGGGTCGGCTTCGACATCGTCCTGCTGCTGTGTTTCGCCTCGACCGTCCTGCTCGGGATGCGCCGCAGCCGCGCGTCCGTGCCGATGCTGGCCGCGACGGCGACGCTGCTGTTCTGCGACGCCTGGTTCGACGTCGTCCTCGACTGGGGCGGTCCCGACCAGTGGGTGAGCCTGGGCACAGCGCTGCTGGCCGAGGTGCCCATCGCGGTGTTCCTGCTGCTCCGGGCCCGAGCCCTGCTCGCCGGCAACGCGCGGCCGAGACCGCTGACCATGCGCGACATCGCCGTGCACACGAACCCGGACTACCAGCGTCTTCTCCGTCTCCTGCCCGCCACTTCCGCCGAGCTGAGCGCGCAGGTCCCGGAGATCGACGTCCCGGCCGCGCTGTCGACCCTCGCCCAGGCCGGCTACACCCGCCGCACTCGCGACGGCCGCTGGCACCCCGTCCCGCAGAGCACGAACGAAGCGAAGCCGGAAGACTTCCCCGAAGCCGACCGGGCCACGCTGGCCGCCTACCTGGACGCGAAGTACGACCGCGAGGTCCGGCTGCTGGCCTGGGCCGCCGAGCGCCGCGAGACGTTCGACGGCTGGACCGCCGGGAGCCGCGCCGGGATGCGACTGAGCTTCAAGGACTTGAAGGAGTTCGAGGCGGAGTACCTGGAGCTGGTCCACCGCTACGCGGCCCGCAAGCCCGCGGCGGCCGGCGAGGCGCGCGACCTTTCAGTGCGGTTCTACGCGTTCCCGGAACCGAAACCCGCCGAGCTGGCGTAGATTTCCCGGCACCATACGGCTGCTGGACAAGGAGCCGGACAACGCCCGGCGAATCCGCAGGCGCTCACGCTGATCGACAAGGTCACTCAGATCACCGAGCCACGGACCGAGGTGGGCGAGCCGTTCCTTGGCAGAGGCAGGTCCGCGGTCGGAACCCAGCACAGCCTCGACAAAGGCATCCACATCGAACCAGGCGGCGGCTCGCATCGGCTGGAAGCCCTACCCCACGGTGAAGTCCTGTGCGTACCCCACAACCGGGCGCACGCTGGCAACGTGGCGCAATGGCGGGGCTGCTTCGCAAGCCGCAACGTCGCGCGCCGTCGCCTCCCCGTATCCTGGTGGCAGTGGGCGTGCCCGAAGGTGAAGCCGGTGGCCGCTACAGACGTTGAATGGCCGGCATTACGGTGGTTCCGGGTCGAGTCCAGTGTGAGCGAGGAACGCGTCGAGCAGCCCGGGTCGGTACTGGATGCGTTTGAGCCGATTCTTCACCGCCAGGTCGAATACGAATGCTGTGGCTGCGGCTTTCGACATACCTCGCCACGGCCGCCACGCCCGTGCCCCCCGCTTGACCGTGACGGGCGGATGCCGAGGCGTCGTTGGTTACTTCCTACGAGGGGCGAGCAGTCATGCGATTCCTTGCGGGTTGGCGATGATCATGCGCCAACCGTGCTCGGGCGTGTGCTTCAGGACGTTCGTGGCGGTGCCGCGCGAGTCGACCTGCTGCCCGTCGGGTGTGGTGATCCGCAACGTGTAGTCGACGATGATCAGCGCCACGTCACCTCGGCGGAAAACATGTCGCGTCCGGTTCTCCAGACGGGCCTGAACGGCGATCAGGTTCTTCAGCTCCTGACCGACGAGATCGTGACCTTCGACGACGGACCCGTCCGAGGTCCGCATGGTCGCTTCCGGGTCGTAGAGAGCCTGGAGACGGTC includes the following:
- a CDS encoding dihydroxy-acid dehydratase domain-containing protein is translated as MSESSGRDLWRPGQDCQAVATALALGQDVDRIHGAPWGVVGTLGDSICYVGVNDKVDAIHAAMGRRIAERDLPVRLLAPNYSGGISDGQRNGTPQMRYSLIGRETTNDGLSLHFEGSDIRGVVAVVACDKPPVGTTAAIMERNVPAVVLSDGSIRPGTDPLTGETIDLVSCFQVAGDPDADKRERWARNACPGHGSCGGMFTYNTMQTFIALLGLEPLHMVSPASEDPRRTEVFPEQLVDCLEIMTQRAITPRDLATPAAFRNATVVAIAMGGSTNVLLHAPEIARATGIDFWAEVMSQQEFNQLSRTVPVLINARPFGKYSMVDIDAVGGLPVIVKDLLDHGVLDGSTLTCTGETLAEQIARLDPPAPDGEVVLSVAAPFKPTGGLRLLSGNLAPNGGAVIKLAGVETGIVDNRFVGRARVFDSERDLLGALIDTPDIFADQDMVVIRYEGPRGAPGMPEMLDPTSRITALCRQKGISIALMTDARFSGGSVGLVIGHVGPEAALGGPIALIEDGDTITVDLDHDTLDCTELADPATFEARQQRWQDEAASHGGEHPLVRPVTTRLLRRMRAAAATALEGAGMATPSGT